From the genome of Pirellulales bacterium, one region includes:
- a CDS encoding UvrD-helicase domain-containing protein: protein MSKTKIATERRTTAAESGSGDSVTAERADESPDPENRFPHIVIRASAGTGKTFQLSNRFLGLAAAGQSPDHILATTFARKAAGEILDRVLLRLAEAADDPKKLSDLKSHLHLPWLDAARCIGLLRGLIDRLHRLQISTLDSFFIRIATSFGLELGLPPGWRIVEAIEDKQLRYEAIQQVLHDHPLSDTSQLVRLLGKGDATRSITDEIADIVSDLYEDYRETGGSLDVWQKLPHAQELDDDSLREALAALEALPQLDGKLLNKTRASDFETASARDWAGFISVGLARPLLAGSETYRKQTIPPEFAAAYRPLLDHARAVLLNQLANQTQGTGRLLAHFDDAYRPLKLSRRAMRFDDVTHYLGAALAAGRLNDVGYRLDSGVSHLLLDEFQDTSLAQWAVLRPFARRVTSGEPKRSLFCVGDVKQAIYGWRGGIAELLNALGSELSGLVDDSLTESHRSAPVVIDLVNRVFRGLATNGALCEYREAAKCWGEQFGEHTTARIALPGQCRLRTAPKAGNNWRSREQQRATLEDAAAIVATAAAENPGRSIGVLVRRNKAVARLIYELRERHHLFASQEGGNPLTDSPAVQLILSLLALADHPGDTVARFHVAYSPLGKAIGFADHADDRAAQHLAADLRARLLADGYGPTIYGWVKSLALECGRRDVSRMLQLVEMGYAFDDGKIRRPDEFLAQARERSVEDPLSAPIRVMTVHQSKGLQFDIVVLPQLDEPLVGQPPKLVVGRDSPTGPIERVCRYASEDVQKLLPPEFQRMFECHTERLVSESLCLLYVAMTRAVYSLEMIVAPQHGEKPKGGGAAAWPKTFAGILLSALAAGDDAPPESEIFRSGDPDWSGRAPAAEAVSLEAMPASAAAELETVGVELRPSSKKRRRGLDRRSPSKLEGGMKVDLAQRLQLESAAGMARGTLVHGWLESIEWLENGRPDRATLLHAAAPLADPRIDVAAELDRFDELLARPAVEAALSRSSYSQPGNFGLPRYIHDEIAAGLKAGTVRMELHREWPFAVRLDDAIVQGFVDRLLLYLRADTVGGGAENRSSPLAVDILDFKTDAVESSAMIASRAEFYRPQLAAYRRAVAEVFRLDPRRITARLLFVVPGVSVSVES from the coding sequence GTGAGCAAAACAAAGATTGCGACCGAGCGAAGAACGACCGCGGCGGAAAGCGGGAGCGGAGATTCTGTCACCGCCGAACGTGCCGATGAATCGCCGGATCCCGAAAATCGGTTTCCGCATATCGTGATCCGGGCATCGGCGGGCACCGGCAAAACGTTTCAGCTCAGCAATCGATTTTTGGGTCTCGCCGCCGCGGGTCAGTCGCCGGATCATATTCTCGCCACGACATTTGCCCGCAAAGCGGCCGGAGAGATTCTCGACCGTGTCTTGCTGCGGTTGGCGGAAGCGGCCGACGATCCGAAAAAATTGTCCGATTTGAAATCGCATCTGCATTTGCCGTGGCTCGACGCGGCGCGGTGCATCGGCTTGTTGCGAGGTCTCATCGATCGGCTGCATCGATTGCAGATCAGCACGCTCGACAGCTTCTTCATTCGAATCGCCACGAGTTTCGGTCTCGAACTGGGTTTGCCGCCGGGCTGGCGCATCGTCGAAGCCATCGAAGACAAACAACTTCGTTATGAAGCAATCCAGCAGGTGCTCCACGATCATCCCCTTTCCGACACGTCGCAGTTGGTTCGCCTGCTCGGCAAAGGAGACGCGACGCGGTCGATCACCGACGAAATCGCCGACATCGTGTCTGATTTGTACGAAGATTATCGCGAAACCGGCGGTTCGCTCGATGTCTGGCAAAAACTGCCGCACGCCCAAGAGCTCGACGACGATTCGCTCCGCGAGGCCCTCGCCGCGCTCGAAGCGTTGCCGCAGCTCGACGGAAAGCTATTGAACAAAACCCGGGCGAGCGACTTTGAAACGGCCTCGGCCCGCGATTGGGCAGGGTTTATCTCGGTCGGACTGGCCCGCCCGCTGTTGGCCGGCTCGGAAACCTACCGCAAACAGACGATTCCACCCGAGTTCGCAGCCGCCTATCGGCCGCTGCTCGATCACGCGCGGGCCGTGCTCCTCAACCAGCTCGCCAATCAGACGCAAGGAACCGGCCGGTTGCTGGCGCACTTCGATGACGCCTATCGGCCGCTCAAGCTATCGCGGCGGGCAATGCGATTCGACGACGTGACGCACTATCTCGGCGCGGCGCTCGCCGCAGGGCGATTGAACGACGTCGGCTATCGGCTCGATTCGGGCGTGTCGCATTTGCTGCTCGACGAATTTCAAGACACTTCGCTTGCGCAGTGGGCCGTGCTGCGACCGTTTGCCCGCCGCGTTACTTCGGGGGAACCGAAGCGGTCGCTGTTTTGCGTCGGCGATGTGAAGCAGGCCATCTATGGCTGGCGCGGCGGCATCGCCGAATTGCTCAACGCCTTGGGGAGCGAATTGTCGGGGCTCGTGGACGATTCGCTCACCGAAAGCCATCGCTCGGCGCCGGTCGTGATCGACCTGGTGAATCGAGTATTTCGCGGATTGGCGACCAACGGCGCGCTGTGCGAATACCGCGAGGCCGCGAAGTGCTGGGGCGAACAGTTCGGCGAACACACCACAGCCCGGATTGCGCTGCCGGGCCAGTGCCGATTGCGCACCGCGCCCAAAGCCGGCAACAATTGGCGCTCGCGCGAACAGCAGCGGGCCACACTGGAAGACGCGGCCGCGATCGTGGCCACAGCGGCAGCGGAAAACCCGGGCCGATCGATCGGCGTCTTGGTGCGGCGCAACAAGGCGGTCGCCCGGCTGATCTATGAGCTGCGCGAGCGGCACCATTTGTTCGCCAGCCAAGAAGGGGGCAATCCACTGACGGATTCCCCTGCCGTGCAATTGATCTTGTCGCTCCTGGCCTTGGCCGATCACCCGGGCGACACGGTGGCCCGCTTTCACGTCGCCTATTCGCCGCTCGGCAAGGCGATTGGGTTCGCCGACCACGCCGACGACCGTGCCGCCCAGCATTTGGCGGCCGATCTACGCGCCAGGCTGCTGGCCGACGGATATGGTCCGACGATCTACGGTTGGGTGAAATCGCTCGCGCTGGAGTGCGGCCGCCGCGATGTCAGCCGCATGTTGCAACTGGTGGAAATGGGCTACGCGTTCGACGACGGCAAGATTCGCCGGCCGGATGAATTTCTGGCGCAGGCCCGCGAGCGATCGGTCGAAGATCCCCTTTCCGCGCCGATTCGTGTGATGACGGTGCATCAGTCGAAGGGATTGCAGTTCGACATCGTGGTGCTGCCGCAATTGGACGAACCGCTGGTGGGACAGCCGCCGAAACTGGTCGTCGGCCGCGACTCGCCGACCGGCCCCATCGAGCGCGTCTGCCGCTACGCCAGCGAAGATGTGCAAAAGCTATTGCCACCGGAATTTCAGCGCATGTTCGAGTGCCACACGGAGCGCCTGGTGAGCGAATCGCTCTGCTTGCTGTATGTCGCGATGACCCGGGCCGTGTATTCGCTCGAAATGATCGTCGCGCCGCAGCACGGCGAAAAGCCGAAGGGGGGCGGGGCCGCCGCCTGGCCCAAAACCTTCGCAGGCATTCTTCTCTCGGCGCTCGCTGCCGGCGACGATGCCCCGCCGGAATCGGAAATCTTTCGCTCGGGCGATCCCGATTGGTCGGGCAGAGCGCCCGCCGCGGAAGCCGTTTCGCTCGAAGCGATGCCGGCTTCGGCCGCGGCAGAATTGGAGACCGTCGGCGTCGAATTGCGGCCCTCTTCCAAAAAACGGCGGCGGGGGCTGGATCGGCGTAGTCCGTCGAAATTGGAAGGCGGGATGAAAGTCGATCTTGCCCAGCGATTGCAATTGGAATCGGCAGCGGGCATGGCGCGTGGTACGCTGGTCCATGGATGGCTCGAATCGATCGAATGGCTGGAAAACGGCCGGCCCGACCGAGCGACATTGTTGCATGCGGCCGCCCCGCTGGCCGACCCGCGAATCGACGTGGCTGCCGAATTGGATCGGTTCGATGAACTGCTCGCGCGCCCGGCGGTCGAAGCGGCGTTGTCGCGATCGAGCTATTCACAGCCGGGCAACTTTGGCTTGCCGCGGTACATCCACGACGAAATCGCCGCGGGGCTGAAAGCGGGTACGGTTCGAATGGAGTTGCACCGTGAATGGCCCTTCGCCGTTCGGCTCGACGATGCGATCGTGCAGGGATTCGTCGACCGCTTGCTGCTCTATTTGCGAGCCGATACAGTGGGTGGCGGCGCTGAGAACCGGAGTTCGCCGCTTGCAGTCGATATTCTCGATTTCAAGACCGACGCAGTCGAATCGAGCGCCATGATCGCGAGCCGCGCGGAATTTTATCGCCCGCAGTTGGCGGCTTATCGCCGAGCGGTCGCGGAAGTATTTCGGCTCGATCCGCGGCGAATCACGGCCAGGCTGTTGTTCGTCGTGCCGGGAGTGAGCGTTTCGGTGGAAAGCTGA
- a CDS encoding PD-(D/E)XK nuclease family protein: MPIAREMLDWSQPALPQAVGWLAQNYARSGRFDLRTLVVALPGAEAGRRLLELLVAESHERGWLFTPPRIVTPGHLPELLYPKQKLLAGELVQQLAWLQVLRATEAERLKPLVHQPPLSDDLPAWIALARMLAQLHHELAADGLDCTTILQHGRELDSFNEAERWQLLAELQQGYLRALDALELWDEQTARRVAIEKHECSIEGRIVLVGVVDLNRSQRQMLEQVADRVTTLVFAPRDHAARFDEYGCVVAERWQGVAMGLNLEQIEIANGPGDQADAVVRTLHGWNRRFAADEITIGVPDPSLVPYLRQRLDEAGLPARHGAGMPIERSGPYQLLGEVADFLERRRFRDLAVLVRHPALARWLARSGVDRDWLTPLDNYYADHLPAELDRKALASHRAAKEVRLVQGRVQGLLSSFAGPAEPLDEWPAVVLELLSTIYGGEVLDDTVAADRAIIRACDAIRVVLVEYQQVPSSLAPAVTGAAALRLLLSQLSGGSIPPAADAAAIELSGWLELPWDDAAALIVTGVNEGIVPKSRRGDMFLPDALRRRLNLEDNARRYARDAYALSLLAALERPLKIIVGRRSAEGDPLVPSRLLLACPDEELAHRTRRLLAAPPSRQRILLPGSLRPGQSGGSRLPIPPPQPLAEPIVALRVTELRDYLACPYRYYLRRRLNLHALDDWAEELNAASFGNVLHAVLKDFSRGSAADSTSPDAIRDWLFGTLGRLKAESFGDSSLPAVKLQIEMLRLRLEKFAELQARHRSEGWKIVEVEKEFAAGEVMFPADDGPISLIGRIDRIDRNERTGEVAVLDYKSSDSAKSPDKVHRQGRAPEKEWIDFQLPLYRYLVRSLELPEPVRLGYVILPKDIDRSAIEFATWTPEELEAADAAARAAVRGIRAGQFWPPADPPPSSFAEFAAICQDDQFVAAALSAEAGEDSP; this comes from the coding sequence ATGCCGATTGCTCGCGAAATGCTCGATTGGTCGCAACCCGCCTTGCCGCAAGCGGTCGGTTGGCTGGCGCAAAACTATGCGCGATCGGGCCGTTTCGATCTCAGAACGCTCGTCGTCGCCCTCCCCGGCGCGGAAGCAGGGCGGCGTCTGTTGGAATTGCTCGTGGCCGAAAGCCACGAGCGCGGGTGGCTCTTCACGCCGCCACGAATTGTCACCCCCGGCCATCTGCCCGAGCTACTCTACCCCAAGCAAAAACTGCTGGCCGGCGAATTGGTTCAACAGCTTGCCTGGCTGCAGGTGTTGCGAGCGACGGAAGCCGAGCGGCTGAAGCCATTGGTGCATCAGCCTCCGCTCTCCGACGATTTACCGGCCTGGATCGCGCTGGCCCGGATGCTTGCCCAGCTCCACCACGAACTGGCAGCCGACGGGCTCGATTGCACCACCATTCTGCAACACGGTCGCGAATTAGATTCGTTCAACGAGGCCGAGCGATGGCAACTGCTCGCCGAATTGCAGCAGGGCTATTTGCGAGCTCTCGATGCGCTTGAGTTGTGGGACGAGCAGACCGCGCGGCGTGTGGCGATCGAGAAGCACGAATGCAGCATCGAAGGCCGAATCGTGTTGGTCGGCGTCGTGGATTTGAATCGCTCACAACGGCAAATGCTCGAGCAGGTGGCCGATCGGGTAACGACGCTCGTGTTTGCCCCGCGAGACCATGCGGCGCGGTTCGATGAATATGGCTGCGTCGTTGCCGAGCGATGGCAGGGTGTCGCGATGGGATTGAACCTCGAACAGATCGAAATTGCGAATGGGCCGGGCGATCAGGCCGACGCGGTGGTGCGAACGCTCCACGGCTGGAACCGTCGATTCGCGGCCGATGAAATCACGATCGGCGTTCCCGATCCATCGCTCGTGCCTTATTTGCGGCAGCGGCTCGACGAAGCCGGCCTCCCGGCCCGCCACGGAGCCGGAATGCCGATCGAGCGCAGCGGACCGTACCAGCTTCTAGGCGAAGTCGCCGATTTTTTGGAGCGCCGCCGGTTTCGCGATCTGGCGGTGCTGGTGCGGCATCCGGCGCTCGCGCGCTGGCTGGCGCGATCGGGCGTCGATCGCGATTGGCTCACGCCGCTGGACAATTATTATGCCGATCATTTGCCGGCCGAGTTGGATCGGAAGGCGCTTGCGTCGCACCGAGCGGCGAAAGAAGTGCGGCTTGTGCAAGGAAGAGTGCAAGGACTATTGAGTTCGTTCGCGGGGCCGGCGGAGCCGCTCGATGAATGGCCTGCCGTGGTGCTCGAACTGCTCTCGACGATTTATGGCGGCGAAGTGCTTGATGACACGGTTGCCGCGGATCGAGCCATTATCCGAGCCTGCGATGCGATTCGGGTCGTGCTCGTCGAGTATCAGCAGGTGCCCTCCAGCCTTGCCCCTGCGGTAACGGGCGCCGCCGCGCTGCGATTGTTGCTGAGCCAACTGAGCGGCGGATCGATTCCGCCGGCGGCCGATGCGGCCGCCATCGAGCTTTCAGGTTGGCTCGAATTGCCCTGGGACGATGCGGCCGCGCTGATCGTGACGGGCGTGAACGAAGGGATCGTGCCGAAATCGCGGCGCGGCGATATGTTCTTGCCCGACGCACTGCGGCGGCGGCTGAATCTGGAAGACAATGCCCGCCGCTACGCCCGCGATGCGTATGCGCTCAGCCTGTTGGCGGCGCTCGAGCGGCCGTTGAAGATTATTGTGGGCCGGCGTTCGGCCGAAGGCGATCCGCTGGTCCCGAGCCGTTTGCTCTTGGCGTGCCCTGATGAGGAGCTGGCCCATCGAACGCGGCGCTTGCTCGCCGCTCCGCCATCGCGGCAGCGAATCTTGCTGCCGGGAAGTTTGCGGCCGGGGCAATCGGGCGGATCGCGATTGCCGATTCCGCCGCCGCAGCCCCTTGCCGAGCCGATCGTGGCGTTGCGAGTTACGGAGCTGCGCGATTATCTCGCGTGTCCGTATCGGTATTACCTGCGGCGGCGATTGAACCTTCATGCCTTGGACGACTGGGCCGAGGAATTGAATGCGGCCAGCTTTGGCAATGTGCTGCACGCGGTGTTGAAGGATTTCAGTCGTGGTTCGGCAGCCGATTCGACTTCGCCCGATGCGATTCGCGATTGGCTATTCGGCACGCTCGGTAGGCTAAAGGCGGAATCTTTTGGCGATTCATCGCTGCCGGCGGTCAAGCTGCAGATTGAAATGTTGCGATTGCGGCTGGAGAAATTCGCGGAATTGCAAGCCCGCCACCGCAGCGAAGGCTGGAAGATTGTCGAAGTCGAAAAAGAATTTGCCGCAGGCGAGGTGATGTTTCCCGCCGACGATGGCCCCATCAGCCTGATTGGCCGCATCGACCGCATCGACCGCAACGAGCGGACGGGCGAGGTGGCCGTGCTCGACTATAAATCGTCCGACAGCGCGAAGTCGCCGGACAAGGTTCATCGCCAGGGGCGCGCGCCGGAAAAGGAGTGGATCGATTTTCAATTGCCGCTCTATCGCTATTTGGTTCGCTCGTTGGAACTGCCGGAACCGGTGCGGCTCGGTTACGTGATATTGCCGAAGGACATCGATCGATCGGCGATCGAATTTGCCACCTGGACCCCCGAGGAACTGGAGGCGGCCGATGCCGCGGCACGCGCGGCGGTGCGCGGCATTCGGGCCGGGCAATTCTGGCCGCCGGCGGATCCGCCGCCGAGCAGTTTCGCCGAATTCGCCGCCATTTGTCAGGACGATCAATTCGTGGCTGCCGCATTGTCGGCCGAGGCCGGGGAGGATTCGCCGTGA
- the hisS gene encoding histidine--tRNA ligase: MIEPRTLKGFRDYLPEAMIPRERLIETARRVYRSYGFSPIDTPALEYEEILIGKGGGETDKQMYRFPDPGGRPVAMRFDLTVPLARFVAQHLNELGLPFKRYHIATVWRGENTQRGRYREFMQCDFDTIGTLSPAADIETALVIHDLLLAIGFTDFKIHINNRMVLNGLLERLGLADRSVAVLRALDKLHKIGPEGVAAEMHETAGTTTEQSRDVLRLAELSAQDTSGGDNDAILKQLGPLVAGSERGETGVARLAELLAAVKAAGVPESRLQLDVAIARGLDYYTGTIFETFLGQLPSLGSICSGGRYDNLAELYTNQKLPGIGASLGLDRLLAGMEELGLLPKVVTPAEVFIPYFDAARLHDYLRLAAQIRRGGFGVEVYPEPKKLGQQLKYADRRGFRVALVAGQNELQAGTVQVKNLATATSESVRLDPAAAEVLAVLRRLLS, encoded by the coding sequence ATGATTGAACCGCGCACGCTCAAGGGATTTCGCGACTATCTGCCCGAGGCGATGATTCCGCGCGAGCGGTTGATCGAAACGGCCCGCCGCGTTTATCGCTCTTACGGCTTCAGCCCGATCGACACGCCGGCGCTGGAATACGAAGAAATCCTGATCGGCAAGGGTGGCGGCGAGACGGATAAGCAGATGTACCGCTTTCCCGACCCCGGCGGGCGGCCCGTGGCGATGCGGTTCGATCTCACGGTGCCGCTGGCCCGGTTCGTTGCCCAGCATTTGAACGAGCTCGGCCTGCCCTTCAAACGGTATCACATCGCCACGGTCTGGCGCGGCGAGAACACGCAGCGCGGCCGCTACCGCGAATTCATGCAATGCGATTTCGACACGATCGGCACCCTCTCGCCCGCCGCCGATATCGAAACTGCCCTGGTGATCCACGACTTGCTGCTGGCCATCGGTTTCACCGATTTCAAGATCCATATCAATAATCGCATGGTGCTCAACGGGCTGCTGGAACGGCTCGGCCTGGCCGATCGATCGGTAGCCGTGTTGCGGGCGCTCGACAAGCTGCACAAGATCGGGCCCGAAGGCGTCGCGGCCGAGATGCACGAAACGGCCGGCACGACGACCGAACAATCGCGCGACGTGCTGCGGCTTGCCGAGCTTTCGGCCCAGGATACCAGCGGCGGAGACAACGATGCGATTCTGAAACAGCTTGGGCCGCTCGTGGCAGGCAGCGAACGGGGCGAGACGGGCGTCGCACGGTTGGCCGAGTTGCTCGCGGCAGTGAAGGCCGCGGGAGTGCCCGAAAGCCGATTGCAACTCGACGTGGCCATCGCTCGCGGTTTGGATTATTACACCGGCACGATTTTCGAAACTTTTTTGGGCCAGCTTCCCAGCTTGGGCAGCATTTGCTCCGGCGGCCGCTACGACAACTTGGCCGAACTCTATACGAACCAAAAGCTGCCCGGCATCGGCGCCAGCCTTGGCTTGGACCGCCTGTTGGCCGGCATGGAAGAATTGGGCTTGCTGCCGAAAGTCGTGACGCCGGCGGAAGTGTTCATCCCCTATTTCGACGCGGCCCGGCTCCACGATTATCTTCGGCTCGCGGCGCAAATCCGCCGCGGTGGTTTCGGTGTCGAGGTCTATCCCGAGCCCAAAAAGCTCGGCCAGCAATTGAAGTATGCCGACCGCCGCGGATTCCGCGTCGCCTTGGTTGCCGGCCAAAACGAACTGCAAGCCGGCACGGTGCAGGTGAAAAACCTCGCCACGGCGACGTCCGAATCCGTGCGGCTCGACCCCGCAGCGGCGGAAGTGCTGGCCGTTCTGCGCCGGCTGTTGAGCTAA